DNA from Streptomyces sp. Edi4:
AGTGAAGGGCTTCTCGACGTCGAAGTCGTAGTAGAAACCGTCCCGGACCGGCGGGCCGATGCCGAGCTTCGCCTCCGGGTGCAGCTCCTGCACGGCCTGGGCCATGACGTGCGCGGTGGAGTGGCGCAGGATGTTGAGGCCGTCCTCGGAGGAGATCTCGACGGGCTCGACCTCCTCGCCGTCCTTCACCTCGTACGCGAGGTCCTTCAGCTCGCCGGCCACGCGGGCCGCGACGATGGTGCGCTCACCGGCGAAGAGCTCGGCCGCCGTAGTGCCCGTCGTCACCACGCGCTCTTCCCGCTCGGAATCGCGTTGGATGATCACACGGACGTCTGACACCGGACTTCTCCTGCCGTAGGGGGCGCGCAGCGCTTCTCGCGTACGCGGGACGATCCTACCGAGCCGGTGGGGTACGTCGCGAAATGGATATCGCGGCGCTCACTGGGGAGCGGGCCCCGCTTCCGTGCCGCAGGCCTCCTCGAAGAAGTCGACGTTCTCCTGGAGCGACTTCATCAGCCGGTCCCGCTCGGCGTCGTCCACCTGGACCGGCGCCACGTCATGGGCGCCGCGGATCCGCCGGAACCCGTCCCGGCTCTCCAGGCGCCCCACGACCCGGATCGGCAGCCCGACCAGGTGCGCGTGCCCGGCGATGCGGTACGCCTCCTCGTCCAGCTCCACGCGCACGTGCGCGACCTCGGCCCCGGCCAGCACCCGCAGCCGTACGAGCCCCGGACCGCGCGGCTCCGGCCGGCGCAGGCGCACCACGGCGCCGGTGACGCGCACCGATACCGACGGTTCACCACCGAGGTAGCGGCCGCCGGCGGCGCGCAGGGCGGGCAGGTCGCCGGGTGAGAAGTCGACGGGTTCGGGCCGGGCCGCGCAGCCTTCGGGCACTCCGGCGCCGGGCGCCCAGGCCAGGGCGACGCGCGCTCCCTCGCTGCCCCGCACCAGGGCGACAAGGGACTCGGTCAGCTCCCTGCTGACGCCCGCGTTCACGGCGGCGTCGAAGGCCTCCATGCCGCCGGTGGTGCGCTGGTAGTCCACCGCGTCGCGGACCGCGTTCAGCGCCGCGTACAGCTGGACCACGGCCGCTCGCGCGGTGGCCGCGGGCACGAACGCGGTGAGCCCGCCGCCCCTCGCCGGTTCCACCAGGACGCCGTCGAGGCAGGCAAGGGCCTGGCGGCGGTGGCGCGCCCCGTGGTGGCCTGCGGGCCCGCGCGCGGCCAGGGCTCCCGCGAGCAGCATTCGGTGGGCGGCGCCGCGCAGGTGTTCCTGCTCGGCCCAGGAGGCAGTGCCGGCCGGTCCTTCGGGCACCTCGCGCCACCAGCGCACCTCGTCGCTCGGCACGGCGAGCGAGACGAGCACGTCGCGTGCCGAGGGCGCGGCGCTGCGCGCGAGCGCGGTCAGGGCTTCGCCGATCAGGTCGTCGCTGTCGGGGTAGGCACGGCTTTCGGGGACCAGCAGGCTGGTGCCCGGGCCGGCCGCGCCCGGCGGCGTCCAGCGCGCGTAGCGCCCCGGAGCTCCGCCGCGCCGGTGCCAGCCGTGCCGGCGCAGCAGCGCGCCGAGGACGGCCGGGTCGACCGGGCCGGGGACCGGCGGGATCGAGCCGGGTTCTTCGTCGGGCCGGCGCATCAGGGTCTCCCTCCCGCTCCGACCCGCGTCATGATCTCGCAGAGCGCGCGGTCGTCGAAGATCCGCGAGGTCGGTATCCGCACCGTGGTCCTGCGCCGGCCGGTCACCGGGTGTCCGGCCAGGTTGATCCAGTAGCAGCAGTGGCGCAGGGCCAAGCGGTCGTGGCCCGCGCGCAGCCACTCGTCCCGGCTCCTCGGCGCCAGCATCACGACCAGGATCTTGTGGACCGACACGGGTGTGCGGGCCAGCTTCACCAGGTGGTCGTTGTCCAGCGTGAAGGAGAAGACCCCGCCCGGCGGGTGCGGCGGGATCTGGTAGGTGCACTTGAGCTGCACCTTGATCGTCACTTCGTCGTCGACGACATGGCCGGCGGCGCTGTGGCTCACGTGCCAGTCGATCCCGTTGTCGGGGAAGGGCTGGGACAGCGAGCAACCCGCTGCCGCCGCCACCGCGTGCAGGTAGCCCACCTGAAGGGTCTCCATGCAGGCGGTGGTGGCGAGTGAGCCGCGCAGCGGTGCGATCCGCCCCGACAGCAGACCGTGGCCGGGCGCGGCCGGATCGGGCTGCGCGAGCGCCATGGCTGCCGTATGCCTTCCGGGCGGTGCCGAACCATTACTCATGACGGCCCGTCAACACCCTGGCCCGTCATCTGTGTTGTCTCCGCAGCCCACGGCCCGCAAACGGCGTATGACGCAAACAGCACGGGTATCACGCAATCGGGCAGGGAAAGCACGCCATCTGCCAGGAGTGCGCGAGGAGTTGAGTAGACATGACGTGCTGGTACGAGGGTCCCCTGGCGGCGTTCGACACGGAGACGACCGGGGTGGACGTCGAAGGGGACCGCATGGTGTCGGCCGCGCTGGTCGTGCAGGACGGCCCGGGCGGGCGGCCTCGGGTGACGCGCTGGCTGATCAACCCGGGCATACCCGTCCCGGCGGGCGCGACCGCCGTGCACGGCCTGACCGACGAGCACCTGCGGCTGAACGGGCGCTGGCCGGCGCCGGTGATGGAGGAGGTCGCCAAGGCGCTGGCCGAGCAGTGCGCGGCGGGGCGCCCGCTGGTCATCATGAACGCGCCGTTCGACCTGACGCTGCTCGACCGGGAGTTGCGCCGCCACCGCGCGGCCTCCCTCGGCCACTACCTGGGCCGCAATCCGCTGCGGGTGCTGGATCCCCGGGTCTTGGACAAGCATCTGGACCGCTACCGCAAGGGCCGGCGCACCCTGACCGATCTGTGCGAGCACTACGGCGTGACGCTGGAGGGCGCGCACGACGCGGCCGCCGACGCGCTGGCCGCCCTCGAGGTCGTACGGGCCCTCGGGCGCAGGTTCGCGGGCCGCCTGGAACGGCTGACCCCCACCGAGCTGCACGCGCTCCAGGCGACCTGGCACGCGGCCCAGGCGCGGGGCCTTCAGGCCTGGTTCAGCAAGCAGGGCACCCCGGAGCTGGTGGACACCGCGTGGCCGTTGCGGCCCGAACTCCCGGCGGCCGCCTGAGCGTTGGCGGGCCGACGGTGGAGGCGGGCAGCAAAAAGGCCGGTCCGTCTGGGACGGACCGGCCTTTCCCGGTGGGCGATACTGGGTTCGAACCAGTGACCTCTTCGGTGTGAACGAAGCGCTCTCCCACTGAGCTAATCGCCCGGGAACGGACTGAACCATACAGGCCTTGTGGCCCCGCTTTCAAACCGCGCCCAGGCGCCGGCGAAGGCCACGGCGTCCGGAGCGCATCATCAGGGCGTGGTTGGCCCGGAACAGCGGGCGGCCCGGCACGGCGAGGCGGCGCAGGAGCGGCCGGACGACCTCGACGTCCTGCTCGTAGACGACGCGGGTGCCGGCGCCGTGCGCGCTCAGCGTCCAGCGCGCCATGCCTTCGAGGTCGCCGCTCAGCGCGGCCTCCAGGACCAGCGCCACCGGATCGCGCCGGGTTTCGCGCGCGGTGACGACCAGGTCGCACGGGATGAGCGCGCGGAACCGGGCGGTGGCGGTGCGCTCGTCGAGCGGGACCGTCTCGCGGACCTCGGGCCACCAGTGGGGGTACTCCTCGTGGCGCTCCAGGACGGCGTAGACGGCGGCAGGGGCGGCCGGCAGGTCCCAGACGCTGCGGAAGCGGTAGTGGCTCCAGTTCATGCGGCCAGTGTGCGCGGGGTGGCGAGGCGGCGGGCGGGCGCCCCGGGGCGGGAACGCCGAAGGCCCCGGAGATCGTGACGATCTCCGGGGCCTTCGGTCCGGGTGGGCGATACTGGGTTCGAACCAGT
Protein-coding regions in this window:
- a CDS encoding DUF4365 domain-containing protein, with translation MALAQPDPAAPGHGLLSGRIAPLRGSLATTACMETLQVGYLHAVAAAAGCSLSQPFPDNGIDWHVSHSAAGHVVDDEVTIKVQLKCTYQIPPHPPGGVFSFTLDNDHLVKLARTPVSVHKILVVMLAPRSRDEWLRAGHDRLALRHCCYWINLAGHPVTGRRRTTVRIPTSRIFDDRALCEIMTRVGAGGRP
- a CDS encoding 3'-5' exonuclease, translating into MTCWYEGPLAAFDTETTGVDVEGDRMVSAALVVQDGPGGRPRVTRWLINPGIPVPAGATAVHGLTDEHLRLNGRWPAPVMEEVAKALAEQCAAGRPLVIMNAPFDLTLLDRELRRHRAASLGHYLGRNPLRVLDPRVLDKHLDRYRKGRRTLTDLCEHYGVTLEGAHDAAADALAALEVVRALGRRFAGRLERLTPTELHALQATWHAAQARGLQAWFSKQGTPELVDTAWPLRPELPAAA
- a CDS encoding SRPBCC family protein, whose amino-acid sequence is MNWSHYRFRSVWDLPAAPAAVYAVLERHEEYPHWWPEVRETVPLDERTATARFRALIPCDLVVTARETRRDPVALVLEAALSGDLEGMARWTLSAHGAGTRVVYEQDVEVVRPLLRRLAVPGRPLFRANHALMMRSGRRGLRRRLGAV